A region from the Streptomyces lydicus genome encodes:
- a CDS encoding alpha/beta hydrolase, giving the protein MRRTAALGAAGTLVTGALLAGAISATPASAGDKHQRGSAEARGVAIAAARAAKKGINWQACPADWGLKPPIQCGYVTVPVDYARPNGRTIKIAVDRAVSTGSKKERQGSLVYNPGGPGGSGMKFPARITTKSALWAKTAKAYDFVGFDPRGVGHSAPISCMNPQEFVKAPKADPVPGSEADKLAQRKLAKEYADGCAERSGGLLPYMTTKNTVRDLDVIRAGLGEKKLNYLGVSYGTYLGAVYGTLFPTHVRRMLVDSVVNPARENIWYQANLDQDVAFETRWGDWKKWVAKNDATYHIGDTPEMVQAAWEKLRATAKKNPISGVVGPAELTSFFQNAPYYDSMWAPVAEVWSAYLSGNTKPLVENAGPNLLDVAGNTSAENGNAVYTAVECNDTKWPTSWRKWDRDNTRIHQQAPFMTWANAWMNLPCATWPVKQQRPVEVQTGKGLPSVLIVQSTRDAATPYGGAVELHHRFKGSRLITERDAGSHGVTGQVNPCINDRVDAYFLEGKTDAKDVTCAPHATPQPSKSTAKAAAKGASDLPGVAW; this is encoded by the coding sequence CGCCGGAGCGATATCCGCCACGCCCGCCAGCGCGGGCGACAAGCACCAGCGCGGTTCGGCCGAAGCGCGCGGTGTGGCGATCGCCGCCGCGCGCGCAGCCAAGAAGGGCATCAACTGGCAGGCCTGTCCCGCCGACTGGGGCCTCAAGCCGCCCATCCAGTGCGGCTATGTCACGGTCCCGGTCGACTACGCACGGCCCAACGGCCGTACGATCAAGATCGCGGTGGACCGGGCCGTCAGCACCGGCAGCAAGAAGGAACGTCAGGGCTCCCTCGTCTACAACCCCGGCGGGCCCGGCGGTTCGGGCATGAAGTTCCCGGCCCGCATCACCACCAAGAGCGCCCTGTGGGCCAAGACCGCCAAGGCGTACGACTTCGTCGGCTTCGACCCCCGGGGCGTGGGCCACTCCGCGCCGATCTCCTGCATGAACCCGCAGGAGTTCGTCAAGGCGCCCAAGGCCGACCCGGTGCCGGGCAGCGAGGCCGACAAGCTCGCCCAGCGCAAGCTCGCCAAGGAGTACGCGGACGGCTGCGCCGAGCGCAGCGGCGGTCTGCTGCCGTACATGACGACCAAGAACACCGTCCGCGACCTCGATGTGATCCGTGCCGGGCTCGGGGAGAAGAAGCTCAACTACCTGGGTGTTTCCTACGGCACCTACCTGGGCGCCGTCTACGGGACACTCTTCCCGACCCACGTGCGCCGGATGCTCGTCGACAGCGTCGTCAACCCGGCCCGCGAGAACATCTGGTACCAGGCCAACCTCGACCAGGACGTCGCCTTCGAGACCCGTTGGGGCGACTGGAAGAAGTGGGTCGCCAAGAACGACGCCACTTACCACATCGGGGATACCCCCGAGATGGTCCAGGCGGCGTGGGAGAAGCTGCGCGCGACCGCCAAGAAGAACCCCATCAGCGGTGTCGTCGGCCCCGCCGAGCTGACCAGCTTCTTCCAGAACGCGCCGTACTACGACTCCATGTGGGCCCCGGTCGCCGAGGTCTGGAGCGCGTACCTCTCCGGCAACACCAAGCCTCTGGTGGAGAACGCCGGCCCGAACCTTCTGGATGTCGCGGGCAACACCTCGGCGGAGAACGGCAACGCCGTCTACACGGCCGTCGAGTGCAACGACACCAAGTGGCCCACCAGCTGGCGGAAGTGGGACCGCGACAACACCCGCATCCATCAGCAGGCACCGTTCATGACCTGGGCCAACGCCTGGATGAACCTGCCCTGCGCCACCTGGCCGGTCAAGCAGCAGCGACCGGTCGAGGTCCAAACCGGCAAGGGGCTGCCGAGTGTGCTGATCGTACAGAGCACCCGTGACGCGGCCACGCCGTACGGCGGCGCGGTCGAACTGCACCACCGTTTCAAGGGCTCGCGTCTGATCACCGAGCGGGACGCCGGATCGCACGGTGTCACCGGTCAGGTCAACCCCTGCATCAACGACCGGGTCGACGCGTACTTCCTGGAAGGGAAGACCGACGCCAAGGACGTGACCTGCGCTCCGCACGCCACGCCCCAGCCGAGCAAGTCAACGGCGAAGGCCGCCGCCAAGGGGGCCTCCGACCTTCCGGGCGTTGCCTGGTAA
- a CDS encoding NAD-dependent epimerase/dehydratase family protein, whose amino-acid sequence MTSGSAVVIGASGQIGRAAVRALARDGWEVRAASRHGGRDGSWPGEVRPVAVDREDDAALAGLIGDGCDVLLDCVAYGSAHAQQLAALADRIGSAVVISTCAVYADDRGRSFATMDEPDGSPVYPLPVPESQPTVPPGDEDYGTRKVALEQALLAQGDRLPVTLLRACAVHGPYSPLPRELYFVKRVLDGRRVRVLAYGGNSRFHPVHVDNLAELVRLAARRPGSRVLNAADPQAPTVAEISTAVDAVMGAPRSEVVKVDGPPPSSDVGETPWSVPHPLVYDMTAAERELGYRAVTTYEESLPATVAWLTDRVKGRDWWELFPRMAGIYPDEKLFGYAAEDRWLAERGGKG is encoded by the coding sequence ATGACTTCAGGCAGCGCAGTGGTGATCGGGGCGAGCGGGCAGATCGGGCGGGCGGCGGTGCGGGCCCTGGCGCGGGACGGCTGGGAGGTGCGGGCCGCATCCCGGCACGGCGGGCGCGACGGCTCATGGCCCGGGGAGGTCCGCCCGGTGGCGGTGGACCGGGAGGACGACGCGGCGCTGGCCGGGCTGATCGGCGACGGCTGTGACGTGCTGCTGGACTGTGTGGCGTACGGGAGCGCGCATGCGCAGCAGTTGGCGGCGCTGGCGGACCGGATCGGGTCGGCGGTGGTGATCTCCACGTGCGCGGTGTACGCGGACGACCGCGGGCGCAGCTTCGCGACGATGGACGAACCGGACGGCTCCCCGGTCTATCCGCTGCCCGTCCCGGAGTCCCAGCCGACCGTGCCGCCCGGTGACGAGGACTACGGCACCCGCAAGGTCGCCCTGGAACAGGCGCTGCTGGCGCAGGGCGACCGGCTGCCGGTGACGCTGCTGCGGGCCTGCGCCGTGCACGGCCCGTACAGCCCGCTGCCCCGTGAGCTGTACTTCGTCAAGCGGGTGCTGGACGGCCGCCGGGTGCGGGTGCTCGCCTACGGCGGCAACAGCCGCTTCCATCCGGTGCATGTCGACAACCTCGCGGAGCTGGTACGGCTGGCGGCCCGCCGGCCGGGCTCGCGGGTGCTCAACGCGGCCGATCCGCAGGCGCCGACGGTGGCCGAGATCTCGACGGCGGTGGATGCGGTGATGGGCGCGCCGCGGAGCGAGGTCGTGAAGGTGGACGGTCCCCCGCCATCGTCCGACGTCGGCGAAACCCCGTGGTCGGTCCCGCATCCCCTGGTCTACGACATGACTGCGGCGGAGCGCGAGTTGGGCTACCGCGCGGTGACGACGTACGAGGAGTCGCTGCCCGCGACGGTCGCCTGGCTGACCGACCGGGTCAAGGGACGGGACTGGTGGGAGCTGTTCCCCAGGATGGCCGGCATCTACCCGGACGAGAAGCTGTTCGGGTACGCGGCCGAGGACCGGTGGCTGGCGGAGCGGGGCGGGAAGGGCTGA
- a CDS encoding lysophospholipid acyltransferase family protein — MLYQVLKYLLLGPLLRLVFRPRIEGLAHVPEEGAAIIAGNHLSFADHFVMPAIVPRRVTFLAKAEYFTGPGLKGRLTAAFFRGVGQIPVDRSGGRASQAAISSGLSVLRKGRLLGIYPEGTRSHDGRLYKGRTGVASMAIKAGVPVVPCAMIGTFEAQPTGRRLPRIMRITIRFGAPLDFSRYAGLEDERMALRAVTDEIMYAILTLSGQEYVDTYAGEAKAAAQAQARGRAHGRRGHNKGPAN, encoded by the coding sequence GTGCTCTACCAGGTGCTGAAGTACCTGCTTCTGGGGCCGTTGCTGCGGCTGGTGTTCCGGCCGAGGATCGAGGGGCTCGCTCATGTGCCGGAGGAGGGCGCGGCGATCATCGCGGGCAATCATCTGTCGTTCGCCGATCACTTCGTGATGCCGGCGATCGTGCCGCGCCGGGTGACGTTTCTGGCCAAGGCCGAGTACTTCACCGGGCCCGGTCTGAAGGGGCGGCTGACCGCGGCGTTCTTCCGGGGCGTCGGGCAGATTCCGGTGGACCGGTCCGGGGGCCGTGCCTCGCAGGCGGCGATCTCTTCGGGGCTCTCCGTGCTGCGCAAGGGCCGGCTGCTGGGCATCTATCCGGAGGGCACCCGCTCGCACGACGGCCGGCTGTACAAGGGGCGTACCGGCGTCGCCTCGATGGCCATCAAGGCCGGGGTGCCGGTGGTGCCGTGCGCGATGATCGGCACGTTCGAGGCACAGCCGACGGGCCGGCGGCTGCCGCGCATCATGCGGATCACCATCCGCTTCGGCGCACCGCTGGACTTCTCGCGCTATGCGGGGCTGGAGGACGAACGTATGGCGCTGCGTGCCGTCACCGACGAGATCATGTACGCGATCCTCACGCTGTCCGGCCAGGAGTACGTGGACACCTATGCGGGCGAGGCCAAGGCCGCGGCGCAGGCACAGGCGCGGGGGCGGGCACACGGGCGGCGGGGGCACAACAAGGGGCCCGCGAACTGA
- a CDS encoding type 1 glutamine amidotransferase domain-containing protein has protein sequence MRVLMPVPDRDFDVTEVAVPWRLLTDAGHQVVFATEQAGTRPECDPRLLTGVLFGRLGAAEQPRRFYEELTRNEEFSAPVGWAELAPEEYDGLILPGGHAPGMRQYLGSEVLRRQVGRFWALDRPVGAICHGVLVLARAREPSTGRSLLADRRTTCLPKYMERSAYLATAWRLGRYYRTYPAYVEDEVRAALTGPDARFERGPRVLATRGTATDDSAAFVVQDGRYLSARWPGDAYLFGRRFCALLEAGER, from the coding sequence GTGCGCGTGCTGATGCCGGTCCCGGACCGCGATTTCGATGTCACCGAGGTGGCGGTGCCCTGGCGGTTGCTCACCGATGCCGGACACCAGGTCGTCTTCGCCACCGAACAGGCCGGTACCCGGCCCGAATGCGATCCGCGGCTGCTGACCGGCGTCCTCTTCGGCCGGCTCGGCGCCGCGGAACAGCCCCGGCGTTTCTACGAAGAGCTCACCCGGAACGAGGAGTTCTCCGCGCCCGTCGGCTGGGCGGAGCTGGCCCCGGAGGAGTACGACGGGCTGATCCTGCCGGGCGGGCACGCGCCGGGGATGCGGCAGTACCTGGGTTCGGAGGTGCTGCGGCGGCAGGTCGGCAGGTTCTGGGCGCTGGACCGGCCGGTCGGGGCGATCTGCCACGGTGTGCTGGTACTGGCCCGGGCGCGGGAGCCGTCCACCGGCCGCAGCCTGCTGGCGGACCGGCGGACGACCTGTCTGCCCAAGTACATGGAGCGGTCGGCATATCTGGCCACCGCATGGCGGCTGGGCCGCTACTACCGCACCTATCCGGCGTATGTGGAGGACGAGGTCAGGGCCGCACTGACCGGCCCGGACGCCCGCTTCGAGCGGGGGCCCCGGGTCCTTGCCACGCGGGGCACCGCGACCGACGACTCCGCTGCGTTCGTCGTGCAGGACGGGCGCTATCTCTCGGCGCGCTGGCCGGGGGACGCCTACCTCTTCGGACGCCGGTTCTGTGCGCTCCTGGAAGCCGGTGAGCGCTGA
- a CDS encoding SSI family serine proteinase inhibitor yields the protein MGVSALAALSSALLGTLSAGPAHADEPPAGDQGLLLTVSGAGNTWSRGVRLNCPDVHGSHPHAAAACDALTWARGDLDALPGHPQACTREYDPMTATAIGTWRGVPVNWHKDFPNACTMDAATGPLFRF from the coding sequence GTGGGCGTGTCCGCGCTCGCCGCCCTGTCTTCCGCACTGCTCGGTACGCTCTCCGCCGGTCCGGCGCACGCCGATGAGCCGCCGGCCGGTGATCAGGGCCTGCTGCTGACGGTGTCCGGGGCCGGCAACACCTGGAGCCGGGGGGTGCGGCTCAACTGCCCGGACGTCCACGGCAGCCATCCGCACGCGGCCGCCGCCTGCGATGCACTGACCTGGGCGCGCGGGGACCTGGACGCGCTGCCGGGCCACCCGCAGGCCTGCACCAGGGAGTACGACCCGATGACCGCCACCGCGATCGGCACCTGGCGCGGCGTCCCGGTGAACTGGCACAAGGACTTCCCCAATGCCTGCACGATGGACGCCGCGACCGGGCCGTTGTTCCGCTTCTGA
- a CDS encoding cytochrome c oxidase assembly protein, with product MDHSGHGMDGMNMDLPPFTLSRGLEFGGDPFFLIGCLLGLGLYGWAVIRLRRRGDAWPVGRTAAWALGVVTVALVMCTKLNDYGMAMFSVHMVQHMVISMLSPILLLLGAPVTLTLRALPTAGRGRTGPRELLVALLQSRYLRIITHPAFTIPLFIASLYALYFTPLFDFLMESRAGHIGMMVHFLAVGLVFFWPIMGVDPGPHRPGHVMRILELFAGMPFHAFFGIALMMASEPMVDTFLHPPSSLGIEALSDQAAAGGIAWAFSEIPSVVVLIALVFQWRKSEERQSQRADRAADRNGDKDLAEYNAYLASLHARSR from the coding sequence ATGGATCACAGCGGGCACGGCATGGACGGCATGAACATGGATCTGCCGCCGTTCACGCTGTCGCGGGGCCTGGAGTTCGGTGGTGATCCGTTCTTCCTCATCGGCTGTCTGCTGGGACTCGGCCTGTACGGCTGGGCGGTGATCCGGCTGCGGCGACGCGGGGATGCCTGGCCGGTGGGCCGGACCGCCGCCTGGGCCCTGGGCGTGGTGACGGTGGCTCTGGTGATGTGCACCAAGCTCAACGACTACGGCATGGCGATGTTCAGTGTGCACATGGTCCAGCACATGGTCATCAGCATGCTCTCACCGATCCTGCTGCTGCTCGGGGCGCCGGTGACGCTGACCCTGCGCGCGCTGCCGACCGCCGGGCGCGGCCGCACGGGACCGCGCGAGCTGCTGGTGGCGCTGCTGCAGAGCCGCTACCTGCGGATCATCACGCACCCGGCGTTCACCATCCCGCTGTTCATCGCGAGTCTCTACGCGCTCTACTTCACACCGCTGTTCGACTTCCTGATGGAGTCGCGGGCCGGGCACATCGGGATGATGGTGCACTTCCTCGCGGTCGGCCTGGTGTTCTTCTGGCCGATCATGGGCGTCGACCCGGGACCGCACCGGCCGGGCCATGTGATGCGGATTCTGGAGCTGTTCGCGGGCATGCCGTTCCATGCCTTCTTCGGTATCGCCCTGATGATGGCCAGCGAGCCGATGGTCGACACCTTCCTGCACCCGCCGTCCTCGCTGGGCATCGAAGCGCTGTCCGACCAGGCGGCGGCCGGCGGTATCGCCTGGGCCTTTAGCGAGATTCCGTCCGTGGTGGTGCTGATCGCCCTGGTCTTCCAGTGGCGCAAGTCCGAGGAGCGTCAGTCGCAGCGCGCTGACCGGGCCGCCGACCGCAACGGCGACAAGGATCTCGCCGAGTACAACGCCTACCTCGCCTCGCTCCACGCACGGAGCCGCTGA
- a CDS encoding 6-phosphofructokinase, translating into MRIGVLTSGGDCPGLNAVIRSVVHRATADHGDEVIGFRDGWKGLLEGDYRKLDLDAVGGILARGGTILGSSRVQPAHLRDGVERARGHVAELGLDAIIPIGGEGTLKAARLLSDAGLPIVGVPKTIDNDIAVTDVTFGFDTAVGVATEALDRLKTTAESHQRVMIVEVMGRHTGWIALHSGMAAGAHAIVVPERPFDIDELTARVAERFEAGKKFAIVVVAEGAKPREGTMSFDIGGKDMYGHERFAGVARQLSVELEERLGKEARPVILGHVQRGGTPTAYDRVLATRFGWHAVEAAHRSDFGMMTALRGTDITLVPLAEAVETLKTVPSARYDEAECVL; encoded by the coding sequence ATGCGTATTGGTGTACTCACCTCCGGCGGCGACTGCCCCGGTCTGAACGCCGTCATCCGCTCCGTCGTCCACCGCGCCACCGCCGATCACGGCGATGAGGTGATCGGCTTCCGTGACGGCTGGAAAGGCCTGCTGGAGGGCGACTACCGCAAGCTCGACCTCGACGCCGTCGGCGGCATCCTGGCGCGCGGCGGCACCATCCTGGGGTCCTCGCGGGTGCAGCCCGCCCATCTGCGCGACGGCGTCGAGCGGGCCCGCGGCCATGTCGCCGAGCTGGGCCTGGACGCGATCATCCCGATCGGCGGCGAGGGCACGCTGAAGGCGGCGCGGCTGCTGTCGGACGCCGGGCTGCCGATCGTCGGCGTACCGAAGACCATCGACAACGACATCGCGGTCACGGATGTGACGTTCGGCTTCGACACCGCGGTGGGGGTCGCCACCGAGGCGCTGGACCGGCTCAAGACCACCGCGGAGTCACACCAGCGGGTGATGATCGTCGAGGTGATGGGGCGGCACACCGGCTGGATCGCGCTGCACTCGGGCATGGCGGCCGGTGCGCACGCGATCGTGGTGCCGGAGCGGCCCTTCGACATCGACGAGCTGACCGCGCGGGTCGCCGAGCGGTTCGAGGCCGGCAAGAAGTTCGCGATCGTGGTCGTCGCCGAGGGCGCCAAGCCGCGCGAGGGCACCATGTCCTTCGACATCGGCGGCAAGGACATGTACGGCCACGAGCGGTTCGCCGGTGTCGCCCGGCAGCTCTCCGTGGAGCTGGAGGAACGCCTCGGCAAGGAGGCCCGTCCGGTGATCCTCGGGCACGTCCAGCGCGGCGGTACGCCGACCGCGTACGACCGGGTGCTCGCCACCCGCTTCGGCTGGCACGCCGTCGAGGCCGCACACCGCTCAGACTTCGGGATGATGACGGCGCTGCGCGGCACCGACATCACGCTGGTGCCGCTGGCCGAGGCCGTGGAGACGCTCAAGACGGTGCCCTCGGCGCGCTACGACGAGGCCGAGTGCGTGCTGTGA
- a CDS encoding type 1 glutamine amidotransferase encodes MSDNSLRLVWIYPDLLSTYGDQGNALVVERRARQRGLDVQRLDVRSDQQIPTSGDIYLIGGGEDRPQRLASERLIRDGGLSRAVSNGAIVFSVCAGYQILGHEFINDLGERQEGLGLLDVVSTRGEAERCVGDVLADIDPQLGLPPLTGFENHQGVTHLGKTARPFAKVRFGKGNGVGDGYEGAWNDTVFGTYMHGPVMARNPHIADLLIKLALDVNALPPVEDRWYEALRQERIAAATQPA; translated from the coding sequence ATGAGTGACAACAGCCTGCGCCTGGTGTGGATCTACCCGGACCTGCTGAGCACGTACGGCGACCAGGGCAATGCCCTGGTGGTGGAGCGGCGGGCGCGCCAGCGCGGCCTGGACGTCCAGCGCCTGGACGTACGGTCCGACCAGCAGATTCCCACCTCCGGCGACATCTATCTGATCGGCGGCGGTGAGGACCGGCCGCAGCGGCTGGCGTCCGAGCGGCTGATCCGCGACGGCGGGCTGAGCCGGGCGGTCTCCAACGGCGCGATCGTCTTCTCGGTCTGCGCCGGGTACCAGATCCTGGGTCATGAGTTCATCAACGACCTCGGGGAGCGTCAGGAGGGCCTGGGGCTGCTGGATGTGGTCAGCACCCGCGGCGAGGCCGAGCGCTGCGTCGGTGACGTACTCGCCGACATCGACCCGCAGTTGGGGCTGCCGCCGCTGACCGGCTTCGAGAACCACCAGGGCGTGACGCATCTGGGCAAGACCGCCCGGCCGTTCGCCAAGGTGCGGTTCGGCAAGGGCAACGGCGTCGGCGACGGCTACGAGGGCGCGTGGAACGACACCGTCTTCGGGACGTACATGCACGGCCCGGTGATGGCGCGCAATCCGCACATCGCCGACCTGCTGATCAAGCTGGCGCTGGACGTCAATGCCCTGCCGCCGGTCGAGGACCGCTGGTACGAGGCGCTGCGTCAGGAGCGGATCGCCGCGGCGACCCAGCCCGCCTGA
- a CDS encoding MurT ligase domain-containing protein: MAGNTEPLSPRAKLAVTAGKAAAAVSRAAGRGSGSVIGGRVALKLDPDLLARLARHLDVILVSATNGKTTTTRLIAEALRASGPVVSNALGANMPAGITSALAGGSDAKYGVIEVDEKYLAGVARDVTPKAIALLNLSRDQLDRAAETRMLAEHWREGLAGSKALIIANADDPLIVWAASSSANVVWVAAGQEWKDDAWSCPSCGGVMQRPSDDWFCAECGFRRPTPSWALSGDHVLDPHGSAWPIKLQLPGRANKANATTSAAVAAAFGVPPQVALERMFSVQAVAGRYDVVTFMERELRLLLAKNPAGWLETFSLIDPPPTPVIMSVNARGADGTDTSWLWDVDYTRLAGHPIFVLGDRKLDLAVRLEVAGLDFHVCESLDEAVGMAPPGRIEVIANYTAFQDLRRRVGN; encoded by the coding sequence ATGGCAGGCAACACGGAGCCGCTGTCGCCGCGGGCCAAGCTGGCCGTGACGGCGGGCAAGGCCGCGGCGGCGGTGTCGCGCGCGGCGGGCCGCGGCAGCGGATCGGTGATCGGTGGCCGGGTGGCGCTCAAGCTCGACCCCGACCTGCTGGCGCGGCTGGCACGGCATTTGGACGTCATCCTGGTGTCGGCGACCAACGGCAAGACGACCACGACGCGGCTGATCGCGGAGGCTCTGCGGGCCAGTGGGCCGGTGGTCTCCAACGCGCTCGGCGCCAACATGCCGGCGGGTATCACCTCCGCGCTGGCCGGTGGATCGGACGCCAAGTACGGCGTCATCGAGGTGGACGAGAAGTACCTCGCCGGCGTGGCACGCGATGTGACGCCGAAGGCCATAGCGCTGCTGAACCTCTCGCGCGACCAGCTCGACCGCGCCGCGGAGACCCGGATGCTGGCCGAGCACTGGCGGGAGGGCCTGGCCGGTTCCAAGGCCCTGATCATCGCCAACGCGGACGACCCGCTGATCGTCTGGGCGGCCTCGTCGTCGGCGAATGTGGTGTGGGTCGCGGCCGGGCAGGAGTGGAAGGACGACGCCTGGTCGTGCCCCTCCTGCGGTGGTGTGATGCAGCGGCCGAGCGATGACTGGTTCTGCGCGGAGTGCGGCTTCCGCCGTCCGACGCCCAGCTGGGCGCTCTCCGGCGATCATGTCCTGGACCCGCACGGCAGCGCGTGGCCGATCAAGCTGCAGCTGCCGGGGCGCGCCAACAAGGCGAACGCCACCACGTCCGCCGCGGTCGCCGCCGCCTTCGGGGTGCCGCCGCAGGTGGCCCTGGAGCGGATGTTCTCGGTGCAGGCGGTGGCCGGGCGCTATGACGTGGTCACGTTCATGGAGCGGGAGCTGCGGCTGCTGCTGGCGAAGAACCCGGCCGGCTGGCTGGAGACGTTCTCGCTGATCGACCCGCCGCCGACCCCGGTGATCATGTCGGTGAACGCCCGCGGCGCGGACGGCACGGACACCTCCTGGCTGTGGGACGTCGACTACACCCGGCTCGCCGGGCACCCGATCTTCGTACTCGGCGACCGCAAGCTGGACCTGGCGGTGCGCCTGGAGGTCGCGGGACTGGACTTCCACGTGTGCGAAAGCCTCGACGAGGCGGTGGGAATGGCGCCGCCCGGACGGATCGAGGTCATCGCCAACTACACGGCCTTCCAGGACCTGCGCCGGCGCGTGGGCAACTGA
- the def gene encoding peptide deformylase: MPDRTIPGSTGRVRPLRLLGDPALTEPCREVTAFDGELARLIEDMYATMYAAHGVGLAANQIGVPLRVFVYDCPDDEDLRHLGHLVNPRLVETDGPVIRGPEGCLSLPGIEAGTPRHDHTVVTGFDVTGEPRTVTGTGFFARCLQHECDHLDGGLYVDHLTGLRRRRALRAAARAPWAATAAPGR; the protein is encoded by the coding sequence ATGCCCGACCGCACCATCCCCGGCTCCACCGGCCGGGTCCGCCCGCTGCGCCTGCTCGGCGATCCGGCCCTGACCGAGCCCTGCCGGGAGGTCACCGCCTTCGACGGCGAGCTGGCCCGGCTGATCGAGGACATGTACGCGACGATGTACGCCGCACACGGTGTGGGCCTCGCCGCCAACCAGATCGGGGTCCCGCTGCGGGTCTTCGTCTACGACTGCCCCGACGACGAGGATCTCCGCCACCTCGGGCATCTCGTCAACCCCCGGCTCGTCGAGACCGACGGCCCGGTCATCCGCGGGCCCGAGGGCTGTCTCTCGCTGCCCGGCATCGAGGCCGGCACTCCGCGCCACGACCACACCGTGGTGACCGGGTTCGACGTCACCGGTGAGCCCAGGACCGTGACCGGCACCGGCTTCTTCGCCCGCTGCCTCCAGCACGAGTGCGACCACCTCGACGGCGGGCTGTACGTCGACCACCTCACCGGGCTGCGCCGCCGCCGGGCGCTGCGCGCGGCGGCCAGGGCCCCGTGGGCCGCGACGGCGGCGCCCGGCCGTTGA
- a CDS encoding TetR family transcriptional regulator, with protein sequence MESTEHSGRQQTATERRRRELLEAAERIVLRDGPDASMNAIAAEAGITKPILYRHFGDKGGLYRALAVRHTDALLANLATALDAPVLRRDRVEATLDAYLLAIEARPQVYRFLMHPSDGDNASESGFDVGRHSAPLLRRLGEELAKVITDRLDLGPGGELTARVWGHGIVGMMHGAGDWWLRERPCSREQLVTQLADLLWGQLAAVEDREGGPGF encoded by the coding sequence ATGGAAAGCACCGAGCACAGCGGCCGCCAGCAGACGGCGACCGAGCGCAGACGGCGGGAGCTGCTGGAGGCCGCCGAGCGCATTGTGCTGCGCGACGGCCCGGACGCGTCGATGAACGCCATCGCCGCCGAGGCCGGCATCACCAAGCCGATCCTCTACCGGCACTTCGGCGACAAGGGCGGTCTGTACCGCGCCCTCGCCGTACGGCACACCGACGCCCTGCTGGCCAATCTGGCGACCGCGCTGGACGCGCCCGTTCTACGCCGGGACCGGGTCGAGGCCACCCTCGACGCCTACCTGCTCGCGATCGAGGCCCGGCCGCAGGTGTACCGCTTCCTGATGCACCCGTCGGACGGGGACAACGCGTCGGAGTCCGGCTTCGACGTCGGACGGCACTCCGCACCGCTGCTGCGCCGGCTCGGCGAGGAGCTGGCCAAGGTGATCACCGACCGGCTCGACCTGGGGCCGGGCGGCGAGCTGACCGCTCGCGTATGGGGCCACGGCATCGTCGGCATGATGCACGGGGCGGGCGACTGGTGGCTGCGCGAACGCCCTTGTTCACGCGAGCAGTTGGTGACCCAGCTGGCCGATCTGCTCTGGGGCCAACTGGCCGCGGTCGAGGACCGCGAGGGCGGCCCCGGCTTTTGA